The DNA sequence cggtgtaccagCATTCGTATAGTatcgcaatactaattaatcatattcggtactatgccgcctctaaaaagtactactactatgattacatccattttttttggcatcacaacatcttctttcattttttaaacatgtatcttatgtttataaactcaggaaatacgtccctggacacatgaagactttgaatatgaccaatgtatgatcctgtaactacttggtatcaaaatttgtggtatcatccaaaaataatgtatagtatccaaacagcagaagaataagtgattattacattttaacagaagtgtagatagaacatgttaaaacagaaaataagcagtttGTTCAGTCTTGTTTGTTGAATGTATTGATGATGTATGTAAAACCAGTGTTTAAGTTCACTTTGGAATTCAACAGTGAGGTGCACTTCCTCCTTTAGACAGCGAGAGGCAGCATTGCCTAGTTTACAGTAAGGAGTTCTTTTCAGGTCTACTTTAAGCTAGTTTGGTGACGCTTGCAAAAGTTTTCATCTGCTCGAATCTCATGCCAAACAAAGTATCATCGGTATGTATCGTTGAGTAGTATGTTAATTGATTGAGTTGTATTATTTaaaactcacacactcaccaaatacatgttatactgtaatcaaatccatttaaagttataatttcacttcctgattctgacttacatacaacaataagtgaaagtaaacatttattttcagtaaccaaagtagtcaacacatgaattattaaaagaacataaaggtgactggCTTTCTGTCAGcgtgtcgtagatggtctccaattcctaaagaggaattgttgatggatatactccataaaacagcacatagtaaaacatgttttggcaAAAGTTTGTTTTGGCCTagccaacaaaatgaccacaaaaaagtattctgcatgatgacaaaaacataccatgaatgttttttttaaatgattttggaattagattttttttattaccaTGATATTGAAGTTATGGTGATGactatgtcattaaaaaaatattgttaagtttagagataaagtttaggtgtcatagaccgtatacagaataaaatatttacacacattcTATCAGttagtgtaaagttaagaatgcctcaatcaatgctgccttgtacttataaaaaaaacttgctcctcatcaaatttccaagtctgtttttgtactcacttttgaattaattttagtggctgggacaaaaggaagtatttcccgtgtttttattggttgttttgctacacacttttaacacaacacacgaaagaacacaaataatgtcattgtgttaacagtgtcagtccaaaactatttctattctctctttatcttttttacttatttacccaaaaGATGTCCAGCAGCCCCTTCATATTAAAGAGGaaaaggaggatccacagcccacccacattaaagaggaagaggatgatccacagcccacccacattaaagaggaagaggaggatccacagcccacccacattaaagaggaagaggatgatccacagcccacctacatgaaagaggaagaggaggatccacacatgaaagagaaagaggaggatccacacatgaaagaggaagaggagggagagtgtgttgtagagcaggaggaggaggatgtcagcaagtttccactgactgttgtctctgtgaagactgaagagcatgaagacaaagcacctgagtcctcacagcttcatcacagtccaagtaagcacatatcattttattctcagggcattcaatccatcacaactggactgttcactttgtcttagaagactcatccaagtaggcttcatcacttcatgctcatacacttcaagtcttaaatctaatcattggaatttagagggaaactgcacttttttgggggatgtttctatcgttcacaatcattataaaagacatcatGGTTGATCTATATTGTTTtaaaatcacattctaactcataaatataaataagccaatgggaggtcctctataaccatccaaaagtgccaacaatactccatttgcattttgtgggtgAGCTCCTTTCTCACCTCGGTGCTGGTGAAAGATTATTCCAGATCATGaatcgtgcctctcacctggatagtagaaggatgaggacgtactctgacaagttggtatcatttgacagccaatttagacccagcaatggcgaacgacacaaaaagacacttgacGTCACCCCCCTTTTCCGTGCGACGATTAtgaatcattcttcatctaaacggaaatatAACAACATTCTATCAGTCTGCGTCATAGTGactgcagaccttgtacagtaagtgatgttttatttcgTTTGTTGGCTCTTAGGAAGTTTGCAGTGTGTAATATTcagtgaattttatttttttattttgtatttagtcTTTGTTtaacaggtaaaatcccattgagatcaaatatttcttttccaagggagacctggccaagagagcagcagcaaggttacattaaaaactgaaaacaacacttaaaacatcaaatgtacaacattaaaacttgctgacataacacatgtgcatacagacaaggtggaCTGCAAtcatttcacagaagctttaaactcattcaatgtaacaagggtttgaagttgaatattggattgtaggttattccaagtcttcgctgctgaaaacctaaatgctttcttgcccagttcagttcttactttggggacgacaaactgCAGAACAATCATTAaaagaagattgtgacttccttgtttctttgtaaaaatacaagacagataagatggggtgatacccagaatggttttgtagatgaacacataccaatgattgaggcgtcgagcacataaagatgtccagttaaccattgagtataacacacaatggtgagtaagttaaccattgagtataacacacaatggcgaGTAAGTTAactattgagtataacacacaatggtgagtaagttaaccattgagtgtaacacacaatggtgagtaagttaaccattgagtataacacacaatggtgagtaagttaactattgagtataacacacaatggtgagtaagttaaccattaagtgtaacacacaatggtgagtaagttaaccattgagtataacacacaaggtgagtaagttggtgatgaatctcagtgccccgtggtacacactatccagcttgtggggaCAACcaacagtagcattcatgtacaacacatctccatagtcaataacaggtaaaaaggttgtttccaccaatttctgtttcacagtaaaagaaaagcaagacttgtttctataataaaatcccagtaaaagtttcaggttttttttttttacaacatactgaatgtgctctttaaaactcaagtggtcatcaattaaaaatcttaaatatttaaaagaagataccaacataatttgttgcccatttcttgttcaaatgttctcacacagtgctgatcttacagtttttgatgtggtaaagaacatacactttgttttctctgcatttaaaaacagttgaagatagcaaagttgttcttgtactctgtcaaatgcttgttgtagatatttaaaagcctcagcaggagtgggtgctgtgcagtatatgacagtatcatcagcgtaggaatggaaagttgagttcggaatattctgtcaaagatgattaattattaattaataatgggcccaacacagaaccttgagggacacccttttccacttgcagtccgtccgagaaggaaccttctatctgaacagcctaagttctacttgtgaggtcatttgcaaaccatccaactgcttgctgagaaaaaccaatagctgaaagacatttgattaaaatgacatgatcaacagtatcaaatgcctttgaaaagtcaataaagagggacagacagcactgcttcttgtcaagagcttcagttacatcatttataaacttcatagcagcagtaacagtactgtgatttctgccaaaatctgactgaaatggtgagggaataaagttggtgtccaacaagtcttttatctgttcactgataagggattcaagcacttttgccagaacagagagtttagagatcggtctgtaattatttagattactagggtcacctccttttaatagggggattacaagggcagatttccaatccaaggggatttcatttgaaattagagtacggttaaaaatgtgagtcagtggtccagctataatttcagctgccaactttaggaagagcggctccaacttatctgagccagctgacTTTCTAGGCTTAAGTTTTTTTtagagccctcatgacctctgttgtggtaaagggcgtaaagttaaaaacctgggtattttcaacggttctttccggagttagcggaacttcagtaaagttgtcagaattatagagaaaaccagaggaaataaaatgattattataatgactacccatttctcacGGATAAATCATGCAGGTAAGGTTGGATTTCATCATACACCTTTGCGTCTTGCGAGGacgtccatgtaaacaaacaaggACTAGGACCCCACATCTGCCACCCGTGACTGCATATCCATTTAACTAACTAACTATTATTCAATCATCACCATATTTCATGTTTGTCCTGTTGTTGGTTAATAAAAGTCCACAACCATAAAAGACTTCCAGTAGGATGTGTAATAAGAGCTATAAATGATTTAGATATGATAGTTTTTATGCATATATTTGATTAGGCCAACCTCACATCATGTGGATGGTTGGCATAAGAGCTGCAAAGtaaaatacagtaacacctcttTTGCGTTctatgttctgcagacgtccagcgggtgtcagcggggagtcatgaagaggagtggcacaccagtgtgagacagaaggagctacaggccccctcccacattaaagaggagcagcttcatgatgaagatgaagctcagtcctcacagcttcatcacagtcaaagtgaggagaacagaggggcggagcttgtaagtcaacacatcacagaagctgatggagagcattgtgaagatatcaagtcagaaccagacagcatctttactccactgtcagacatggaccacatgatgtcacactcttctgatcacagtgaccacatccaaaaacctttggagagtaaaaatgactctaaaggtgataggagacatcacactaacaacaaacactttgactgctctgaatgtgggaaatcatttagaaggAAGTATAattttacagtacacatgagaatacatactggagagaaaccttttacttgctctgtttgtaagaagagtttctacaCAAAgcgtcacatgaccacacacatgagaacacacactggagagaaacagtttgcttgctcagcttgtgctaaaagattcaacaccaagtatgaaatgatatcacacatgagaacacacacaggtgagaaaccttttacttgctctgtttgtaagaagagtttctccagaaagcgtaACATGACCacccacatgagaacacacactggagagaaacattttgcttgctcagcttgtgctaaaagtttcaacaccaagtatgaaatgatatcacacatgagaacacacaggtgagaaaccttttacttgctctttttgtaagaagagtttctccagaaagggtgaaatgaccacacacatgagaacacacactggagagaaaccttttgcttgctcagcttgtgctaaaagattcaacactaggaattacatgatattacacattagaacacacacaggtgagaaaccttttacttgctctgtttgtaagaagaattTCTCCAGTAAGCAAATTATGACCACAcacgtgagaacacacactggagagaaaccttttgcttgctcagcttgtgctaaaagattcaacactaagaagaaaattatattacacatgagaacacacacaggtgagaaacattttacttgctctgtttgtaagaagagtttctccagcaaggaaatcatgaccacacacatgagaacacacactggagagaaaccgtttagttgcactgtgtgtgataagatgttcaggtataagtatcaggtcagtaaacacaagtgtgtaacagtcatggaagctgcagggatgtaaaaacacttaaacagtgattgtgctaaatgtagtttaaaaacacagcatgtttaataagaatgtatatttgatgttgtatgtagtgcttctcatcttctagtcttatatgttgtcctgtagttactttataagttgtgtgcatgtattgaatattatatatgtagctactattgtattttattttatcattgttgaagagaggacatcttattttcatgtggttttttttttgtgtcttatAAAATCAATTTgtttccattgcattttattgttattatccaattaaaagtatgaatgaataaaatgtttaacaaaatgtggactggtagattagcagcattgttacatcatggatgttagctactgcaaaacatcaacaaagaagaaaaatgctgaagttagcaacacatcactgaactttagagccatcgtgagtggagttgcttgtttttattgctgcatttgtacttatttcacctcacatcttcacttttaatcctaaagtcttcttcacatatattgttgtaggcttctaacatttatgtttctgatgtgtgtgtgtcgtctgtggaaagggttgttgtcccttgtggatccaattgttcacttgcacatatacatcttcatcatcatcatcatcatcatcatcggcccactactggacgaaaccttagcattaatgttttaatataagtgtgacctcattattccttgataataagactaaaaatacagatttaagcactgaGTGCTTTTTGTAGTAttccaactcgccacactgagaagtgggggcgatcatgagctagcagatgcatgttgcttgattgagacttttattagtagattgcacagtgaagtacatattccgtacaattgaccactaaattgtaacacccgaatacgtttttcaacttgtttaagtctaggtccacttaaatcgatttatgatacagatatatactattttcataatacagtcatcacacaagataatcatcacagtatataaatgtaattatttacattatttacaatccggggtgtggggggggggtacgtttggttggtatcaacacttcagtcagagaaattgacattggaacagtgtaggtctgacttggtacatatgtacagcaagtagtggacataaagagagagatcagaaattataagaaaaagtgactacatttgattgtttacatttgattatttacaatccgaagaggtatgatgaggaagggagggtgttagtcaagggttgaagttgcctggaggtgttgttttattgcggttttggaggatagagatgccctttcttttacacctgttgggagctcattccacattgatgtggcatagaaagagtatgagttaagacctttgttagatgggaatctgggtttaacgtggttagtggagctccccctggtgttgtggttatggcggtcatttacgttaaggaagtagtttgacatgtacttgggtatcagggaggtgtagcggattttatagactaggctcagtgcaagttgttttactctgtcctccaccctgagccagcccactttggagaagtgggtaggagtgaggtgtgatctggggtggaggtctagaagtaatctgactagcttgttctgggatgtttggagtctagatttgagggttttggaggtgctagggtaccaggaggtgcatgcgtaatggaaaaagggttgaacgagagttccctccagaatcttcatggtgcttttgttgaccagagaggagattctacagagaaatcttgttcgttggttgacctttttgatgaccttggttgccattttatctcaggaaagattagcctctagaatggaacctaggtaggtgacctcatctttcctggtgataacaatgtcacccaattttatagtgaagtcactgactttcctaaggttgatgtgggacccaaagaggatggattctgttttacccaagtgtatggatagcttgttgtcagcgagccaggtgcaagttctacagagttcagcactgaggattttctccacctgtgacttgtccttgtcggataccagcagggccaagtcatccgcaaacaagaacaattcacagtcgcatgcagatgacaagtcgtttatgtatattaggaacagtaaaggccctaatatactgccttgggggactccacagctcactgggaggggggggcacggtgccgttcaactcaaccacctgttccctcccctccaagtaagattgcatccagctcgatgaggttttatcaaatccgattgctctgagcttatccaacagtatagcatggtcaacggtgtcaaaggccttctgaaggtccagtgtgaccatgccgcagtatttgcccacgtccacctcatgtttgatgtggtcagtcagatagagaaggcatgtgtcagtggagtggttagttctgaagtcagatagagaagtcatgtgtcagtggagtggttagttctgaagtcagatatagaaggcatgtgtcagtggaatggttagttctgaagtcagatagagaaggcatgtgtcagtggagtggttagttctgaagtcataTAGAGAAGGCAAGTGTCAGTGGAgtagttagttctgaagtcagatagagaaggcatgtgtcagtggagtggttagttctgaagtcagatagagaaggcatgtgtcaatggagtggttagttctgaagtcagatagagaaggcatgtgtcagtggagtggttagttctgaagtcagatatagaaggcatgtgtcagtggagtggttagttctgaagtcagatagagaaggcatgtgtcagtggagtggttagttcttaaggcggattggaatttgtacatgagtttattagtggcaaagtaactatcgacctgttcataaactattttttccattactttcgaaatggaactgagaatagaaacaggtcggtagttgccaggttccaatttgcttcctttttcaaAGAGGGGAGTTAGTCTTGCTATCTTAaagtcttttggtacttggccttgtgtaattgagaggtttattatgtgcgtgatgattggggcaatgatgaaggcagagtccctgaggaatctggaggggatattgtcaaggctggtggccttgtttgggtggagcgcgctcaattttttaaacacctcatcagctgtgaccatttctaatttgaaatcattgttggatactcctagctttgtGTAGAAGGcattaatgtgttctacaccaaagcgaccagagtggtgggacagcttgttgacaagagttgtggctatgctggtgaaaaaggtgttaagtctgcttactacctccattatgtctgtaatgagggagtcaccctccttgatgctgatgttggtgagtctggttttaagtttctggctgcaaccaggaagctggttgttgagaattttccagagctcacgtggcttatttgtgttttcctttgtgtgattgtcttcctttgctacggcggtcaagttgctttcacggtggatatttgcctccggagctccagcggaagctccccctcactgtgcccacactgctctctcatgctgcggggagattgcaggagaggtgccgctctcaacactactttatgcttagggaccgtcaataaattactattgtcttctaagatgtatatctgctacatcaaaacactgattcatctaaaaggaggtcaaataaatagtcctacCTCCTTAATAACGTGCCAACGTGCACGCCCATTATTTCCTACTTTTATCATTCATAtccagtgagtgtgaatgttgtctgtctatctgtgttggccctgtgatgagatggcgacttgtccagggtgtaccccgccttccacccaattgtagctgagataggctacagcgccccccgcggccccgaagggaataagcggtagaaaatggatggatggatatccagttttatataatatacaccctttttttttatagggttttattaaaaaaaaaaaaaacatttgcatattAAAAATCTTGGTTTATTTTTAAAAGATTCCTAAATCACTTAAAATACCAAATTCACTTAATATTttaagtgcttttctctagtgtcattcatgcctttttgttttaaaatttaaGTTTCAttggagggacaagcagtagaaaatggatgaaaggatggattttataatacatttttgatattGATAACCATGGTTACTTTTCAACCTCCCGCTACAACTACGAATGTCCAACATAAAATTAACTCTCAATTGGAGctaataagaaatatatatacattgataattATCTGTACAATATTTATCATGCACCCCTACTACTAACATAAAGCTGACGTGCATGCTttttttaaaggtgccatatgtaatcatGTGGCCAGAAAaggtactgcaatcacagtcaaaatgCTGTAGTCCCCCtcctctctccctgactgaggttgccagatacgcagccgaatccagctccatGGACTGGGCCATTCCAAGGAACTtccaacttccactgcctcttactaagggttgaggtgctgggaccataaatgctgaatagacaagcattttgtcaataacaaatctctagccaacacattttacacagaattaggctattttcaggaagaagtgcaATCCTGCCTgcatacaatatcacaacaaatagcAACCATATGGttgttgtcagtactatcagaaaaccaagactaaaacaaactacaaccaacactagcaaaggttctactggtgaaaataagcagagcatgcttagcagcctaatgtacgcccaaaactaaagagacaTTTTACTAATGTGTGTCTATAGGCTacaccaatgaggaattatttgatcatgtgatgtgtctgtctccatacctttcacattgccatgacgacagccgtgctaatgttggaacacatttcctcagCCTATCAGCatgttgagaaggaaataggcactgacactacacatatccACATTGGTTTtatttatggaaaatatattttacctTGTCAGTTCAAATACACATGGACATACAGGataacaggcatatatttcccccgttagcttatatgtggatgtgtcattgaccgggctagcatgctaagcattacactaggagctgagcaccatcccactaagcattggttgcaggaacatactagctttgttagacaagatcatagactgtattggacaatatagttgacataccaaatgtccatttccatttattacaagtaataagaaaaggtaaatgcctgacttacctttcaagaaggaaattagcaagtttggcatcagatgaaaaaatcttctctgccttcaattgtctccatctttcaaaggcatccctgatacaaatcctcattttgttcctggctttgtcatgaataa is a window from the Nerophis lumbriciformis linkage group LG28, RoL_Nlum_v2.1, whole genome shotgun sequence genome containing:
- the LOC133570632 gene encoding uncharacterized protein, whose amino-acid sequence is MSTLHMLRALVDQRLTAAVEEIFVVLERTIAEYEAELSRTKEENNQLLDAVFKKHQVVLHRTDVQQPLHIKEEKEDPQPTHIKEEEDDPQPTHIKEEEEDPQPTHIKEEEDDPQPTYMKEEEEDPHMKEKEEDPHMKEEEEGECVVEQEEEDVSKFPLTVVSVKTEEHEDKAPESSQLHHSPSKHISFYSQGIQSITTGLFTLS